Proteins encoded together in one Hymenobacter monticola window:
- a CDS encoding TolB family protein — MRRLLLLGLLAAGPAYSQSLPVLSQNPPALRWREVRTPHFRVLYAGGIDTAAQRTAARLEQLHGPTSATLGVSPRPISVVLQNQTTVPNGFVTFLPRHAEFFTTPQQGFGLGTVDWLDGLVVHEFRHVGQFEKARQGVGRVLGPLLGDGALGVAAVGVPQWFFEGDAVGTETALTRSGRGRIPSFNVGLRANLLSGRRYSYQKAVNGSLRDNVPDWYVLGYFMTSYLKAHHGADVWSRVLDRYYRFPFYPFSFSNAIKRTTGLRVEEVYERSMTEVDSLWMRQHTAAASPTEPQFMAVKPLRQEDLSPVFTQYQYPQYLTDSTVLALKTGFNDIPHFVRLSRSGKEEKLFTPGQLNIPEMLSVNGGKAVWPEFQQNARWGQRIASELKVLDLKTGRLTRLGRGQRYTAAALSPDGRRLVAVHETPEYHHELVVLDAQTGAELQVLPNPRNHIYVQPRWHPDGRRLVAVLLEASGKSIVVIDPAASTTTYLLPIANVNLANPQPWRGFVLYNSSQSGIDNLYAMSAHTGRTFRVTSRPFGAYHAAVAPDGRTLAFHDYRATGARVVEIPLDSTTWTPVSRALKEVPGPYADTLTALEPAGAQMAALLKWPYANKAKVGLPRENYGVRRYSPLAHAFNLFSYGVVQSPSGNAVAVGLRSQDLLNTTQVFAGLGYDQVERTFNVTGALSYQGRYPVFDADVTYGGRDAAIISQGRSYRDQWQYTRLSAGVRLPLNLTHSKYLQALSVGTYFLHEEVYDYQLPTRRATEPSPTAALNAVQTTLSYVTQLKRSLRSVAPKSGGTFLGTWRTTPFGRGLEATQWAAQASVFLPGLARNHAIRLRGGYQWQDQSAGARLYQFAPAVSFPRGEGYTSFDRLRVGSFDYYLPLAFTHWELGRWLYIQRLRATVFGDVAQGDAIRGLDYQVNYQNVGVDALVLFNVLRLRTPIEAGVRVVYSSQLRQWLVQPLAFDIRL, encoded by the coding sequence ATGCGTCGTTTGTTGCTGCTGGGCCTGTTGGCGGCCGGTCCTGCCTATTCCCAAAGCCTGCCTGTTCTTTCCCAAAACCCGCCGGCCTTGCGCTGGCGCGAGGTGCGCACTCCCCACTTCCGGGTGCTCTACGCGGGCGGCATCGACACGGCGGCGCAGCGCACGGCCGCCCGCCTGGAGCAGCTGCACGGGCCCACCTCGGCCACGCTGGGCGTGAGCCCACGGCCCATCTCGGTGGTGCTGCAAAACCAAACCACGGTGCCCAACGGCTTCGTGACGTTTCTGCCGCGCCACGCCGAGTTTTTCACCACGCCGCAGCAGGGCTTCGGGCTGGGCACCGTCGACTGGCTCGACGGGCTGGTGGTGCACGAGTTCCGGCACGTGGGGCAGTTTGAGAAGGCCCGGCAGGGGGTGGGCCGCGTGCTGGGCCCGCTGCTGGGCGATGGCGCGCTGGGCGTGGCCGCCGTGGGCGTGCCGCAGTGGTTTTTCGAGGGCGACGCCGTGGGCACCGAAACGGCCCTCACGCGCAGCGGGCGCGGGCGCATCCCCAGCTTCAACGTGGGCCTGCGGGCCAACCTGCTCTCGGGCCGCCGCTACAGCTACCAGAAGGCCGTGAATGGCTCCCTGCGCGACAACGTGCCCGACTGGTACGTGCTGGGTTACTTCATGACCTCCTACCTGAAGGCCCACCACGGCGCCGACGTGTGGTCGCGGGTGCTGGACCGGTACTACCGGTTTCCCTTCTACCCGTTCTCGTTCTCCAACGCCATCAAGCGCACCACCGGCCTGCGGGTGGAAGAGGTCTACGAGCGCAGCATGACGGAGGTCGACTCGCTGTGGATGCGGCAGCACACGGCCGCCGCCAGCCCCACCGAGCCCCAATTCATGGCGGTGAAGCCGCTGCGCCAGGAAGACCTGAGTCCCGTTTTCACCCAGTACCAATACCCGCAGTACCTGACCGACAGCACGGTGCTGGCCCTAAAAACCGGCTTCAACGACATTCCGCATTTCGTGCGCCTGAGCCGGAGCGGGAAGGAAGAAAAGTTGTTCACGCCCGGCCAGCTCAACATCCCCGAAATGCTGTCGGTGAACGGCGGCAAGGCCGTGTGGCCGGAGTTCCAGCAAAACGCGCGCTGGGGCCAGCGCATTGCCTCCGAGCTGAAGGTGCTGGACTTGAAAACCGGCCGGCTCACCCGCCTCGGGCGCGGCCAGCGCTACACGGCCGCCGCTCTCTCGCCCGACGGCCGGCGCCTGGTGGCCGTGCACGAAACCCCCGAGTATCATCACGAACTGGTGGTCCTAGATGCGCAAACCGGCGCCGAGCTACAAGTGCTGCCCAATCCGCGTAATCATATTTACGTCCAGCCTCGCTGGCACCCAGACGGCCGCCGCCTTGTGGCCGTGTTGTTGGAGGCATCCGGTAAATCCATCGTTGTCATCGACCCCGCCGCCAGTACAACAACTTATCTACTGCCCATAGCCAATGTGAACCTAGCCAACCCGCAGCCCTGGCGCGGGTTCGTGCTCTACAACTCCTCGCAAAGCGGCATTGACAATCTTTACGCCATGAGCGCCCACACCGGCCGCACATTCCGCGTCACCTCGCGCCCGTTCGGGGCATACCATGCCGCTGTGGCGCCCGACGGCCGCACGCTGGCCTTCCATGATTACCGGGCCACCGGCGCACGGGTGGTAGAAATACCGCTCGATTCAACCACCTGGACTCCGGTTTCTAGAGCACTTAAAGAAGTGCCAGGGCCCTACGCCGATACGCTTACGGCCCTAGAACCGGCCGGGGCACAGATGGCCGCTCTCCTTAAATGGCCATACGCAAACAAAGCTAAGGTTGGTTTGCCCCGGGAGAACTACGGAGTGCGGCGCTACTCGCCGCTGGCACACGCCTTCAACCTGTTCAGCTACGGTGTGGTGCAAAGCCCGAGCGGCAACGCGGTAGCCGTGGGCCTGCGCTCGCAGGACTTGCTGAATACCACGCAGGTATTCGCCGGCCTGGGCTACGACCAGGTGGAGCGCACCTTCAACGTGACAGGGGCCCTGAGCTACCAGGGCCGCTACCCGGTATTCGACGCCGACGTGACCTACGGCGGGCGCGACGCCGCCATCATCTCGCAGGGCCGCAGCTACCGCGACCAGTGGCAGTACACGCGCCTCTCGGCCGGGGTGCGCCTGCCGCTTAACCTCACGCATTCCAAGTACCTGCAGGCGTTGTCGGTGGGCACCTACTTCCTGCACGAGGAAGTGTACGACTACCAGCTGCCCACCCGCCGGGCCACCGAACCGTCGCCCACTGCCGCCCTCAACGCCGTGCAAACCACCCTTAGCTACGTCACGCAGCTCAAGCGCAGCCTGCGCAGCGTGGCGCCCAAAAGCGGCGGCACCTTCCTTGGTACCTGGCGCACCACGCCCTTCGGCCGGGGGCTCGAAGCCACGCAGTGGGCCGCTCAGGCCAGCGTGTTTCTGCCCGGCCTGGCCCGCAACCACGCCATCCGGCTGCGCGGCGGCTACCAGTGGCAGGACCAGTCGGCCGGCGCGCGGCTCTACCAGTTTGCGCCCGCCGTGTCGTTTCCGCGCGGCGAAGGCTACACCAGCTTCGACCGCCTGCGCGTGGGCAGCTTCGACTACTACCTGCCGCTGGCTTTCACGCACTGGGAGCTGGGCCGCTGGCTCTACATCCAGCGCCTGCGGGCCACTGTGTTCGGCGATGTGGCGCAGGGCGACGCCATCCGGGGCCTCGATTACCAGGTGAACTACCAGAACGTGGGCGTCGACGCGCTGGTGCTCTTCAACGTGCTGCGCCTGCGCACGCCCATCGAGGCCGGCGTGCGGGTGGTGTACAGCTCGCAGCTACGGCAGTGGCTGGTGCAGCCGCTTGCGTTTGACATTCGGTTGTGA